One genomic window of Pseudomonas sp. LFM046 includes the following:
- the cysN gene encoding sulfate adenylyltransferase subunit CysN, with the protein MTAISNLDQYLQQQQHKDLLRFITCGSVDDGKSTLIGRLLYETKVLFEDQLGQLEADSKKLGTQGGELDFALLVDGLAAEREQGITIDVAYRFFATDKRKFIVADTPGHEQYTRNMVTGASTADVAVILVDARQGLLPQTRRHSYLVSLLGIRRVLVAVNKMDLMGYSEEVFNQIEADYRAFAEQLGLSDIQCIPLSALKGDNLIERSTSMPWYQGPSLLQHLETVPLDDDRASHAPFRLPVQWVNRPNLDFRGYSGNVAAGSIRVGERIRVLPSGKQSRVSGILGLAGEQQEAVCGQAVTLTLEDEIDISRGDLIALADAPPAVADQFESTLVWMGEEPMLPGRPYLLKIGCRTLGMSCTTLKHKVDVNSLQQLAARTLELNEIGVCDLSLDQPIPFDAYADNRDTGGFIIIDRLTNQTVGAGMLHFALRRAQNVHWQAIDVNGAARATLKGQTPRILWFTGLSGAGKSTIANLVERKLHALGRHTYLLDGDNVRHGLNRDLGFSEADRVENIRRVAEVARLMLDAGLITLVSFISPFRAERDLARSLAGEGAFLEIFVDASLELAERRDPKGLYQKARRGELKNFTGIDSPYEPPLAPDLHIDTGRESAEAAAERIVEHLLGL; encoded by the coding sequence ATGACCGCGATTTCGAACCTGGACCAGTACCTGCAGCAGCAACAGCACAAGGACCTGCTGCGCTTCATCACCTGCGGCAGCGTCGATGACGGCAAGAGCACCCTGATCGGGCGCCTGCTCTACGAAACCAAAGTGCTCTTCGAGGACCAGCTCGGCCAGCTGGAAGCCGACTCGAAGAAGCTCGGCACCCAGGGCGGCGAGCTGGACTTCGCCCTGCTGGTGGACGGCCTGGCCGCCGAGCGTGAACAGGGCATCACCATCGACGTGGCCTACCGCTTCTTCGCCACCGACAAGCGCAAGTTCATCGTTGCCGACACCCCCGGCCACGAGCAGTACACCCGCAACATGGTCACCGGCGCCTCCACCGCCGACGTGGCGGTGATCCTGGTCGACGCGCGCCAGGGCCTGCTGCCGCAGACCCGCCGGCACAGCTACCTGGTGTCGCTGCTGGGCATCCGCCGGGTGCTGGTGGCGGTGAACAAGATGGACCTGATGGGCTATTCCGAAGAGGTCTTCAACCAGATCGAAGCCGACTACCGCGCCTTCGCCGAACAGCTCGGCCTGAGCGATATCCAGTGCATCCCGCTGTCGGCGCTCAAGGGCGACAACCTCATCGAACGCAGCACCAGCATGCCCTGGTACCAGGGCCCCAGCCTGCTGCAGCACCTCGAAACCGTGCCGCTGGACGACGACCGTGCGAGCCACGCGCCGTTCCGCCTGCCGGTGCAGTGGGTGAACCGCCCCAACCTCGATTTCCGGGGCTACTCGGGCAACGTGGCGGCGGGCAGCATCCGCGTCGGCGAGCGCATCCGCGTGCTGCCGTCGGGCAAGCAGAGCCGGGTGAGCGGCATCCTGGGCCTCGCCGGCGAACAGCAGGAAGCGGTCTGCGGCCAGGCGGTGACCCTGACCCTGGAAGACGAAATCGACATCAGCCGTGGCGACCTCATCGCCCTGGCCGACGCGCCGCCGGCGGTGGCCGACCAGTTCGAGTCCACCCTGGTCTGGATGGGCGAGGAGCCAATGCTGCCCGGCCGTCCCTACCTGCTGAAAATCGGCTGCCGCACCCTGGGCATGAGCTGCACCACCCTCAAGCACAAGGTCGACGTCAACAGCCTGCAACAGCTGGCGGCGCGGACCCTGGAGCTGAACGAGATCGGCGTCTGCGACCTGAGCCTGGACCAGCCGATCCCCTTCGATGCCTATGCGGATAACCGCGACACCGGCGGCTTCATCATCATCGACCGCCTGACCAACCAGACCGTCGGCGCCGGCATGCTGCACTTCGCCCTGCGTCGCGCGCAGAACGTGCACTGGCAGGCCATCGACGTGAACGGTGCGGCCCGCGCCACCCTCAAGGGCCAGACGCCACGCATCCTCTGGTTCACCGGTCTCTCCGGCGCCGGCAAGTCGACCATCGCCAACCTGGTGGAGCGCAAGCTGCACGCCCTGGGCCGGCACACCTACCTGCTGGACGGCGACAACGTGCGCCATGGCCTGAACCGCGACCTGGGCTTCAGCGAAGCGGACCGGGTGGAAAACATCCGCCGCGTAGCGGAAGTGGCGCGGCTGATGCTGGATGCGGGCCTGATCACGCTGGTGTCCTTCATCTCGCCGTTCCGCGCCGAGCGCGACCTGGCACGCAGCCTGGCGGGCGAAGGCGCCTTCCTGGAGATCTTCGTCGACGCCTCGCTGGAACTGGCTGAACGGCGAGACCCCAAGGGGCTTTACCAGAAGGCCCGGCGTGGTGAGCTGAAGAACTTCACCGGCATCGACTCGCCCTACGAGCCGCCGCTGGCGCCGGACCTCCACATCGACACCGGACGTGAATCGGCCGAAGCCGCCGCGGAACGCATCGTCGAGCACCTGCTGGGGCTCTGA
- a CDS encoding helix-turn-helix transcriptional regulator: MHDYRHAHELAAISSVELSELLALTYQGPLESTPWAGLLEALRQRFEASFLTLVLRNPAHERPGLIVNASIHGPHLPGEPSYSEHYYAICPFLHWPADQVASADQVMGSDHWLAHDFYRNYLQPLDLRYVMVANMRTAAGMHCALFACREHASRDFDDGEIALVRLLLPHLQQAVDLHSTVDQLDSERLLYAATIDRLLVGTAILDENGKVMRSNQAAQHLFDSRDGLECRQEKLSAFSGQDNRNLQRAILAALQHHQHGREDCVEVLTLTRPTGEVPLNVLLRPIALDHESRGAARRPAVAVFIRDPSDSPQASRQLLRSLFQLTRTETEVAMLIMDGLTLDESAEQLGVTRNTVRAHLRGVFAKTGATRQAQLVKTLLNSVASLA; encoded by the coding sequence ATGCACGACTACAGACACGCCCATGAACTTGCCGCCATCAGCTCCGTGGAACTCAGCGAGCTGCTGGCCTTGACCTACCAGGGGCCGCTGGAGTCCACGCCCTGGGCCGGCCTGCTGGAAGCGCTGCGCCAGCGTTTCGAGGCCAGCTTCCTGACCCTGGTACTGCGCAACCCCGCCCACGAACGGCCGGGGTTGATCGTCAACGCCTCGATCCACGGGCCGCACCTGCCGGGCGAGCCCTCCTACAGCGAGCATTACTACGCGATCTGCCCCTTCCTCCACTGGCCTGCCGACCAGGTGGCCAGCGCTGACCAGGTGATGGGCAGCGACCACTGGCTGGCGCACGATTTCTACCGGAACTACCTGCAACCGCTGGACCTGCGCTACGTGATGGTGGCCAACATGCGCACGGCGGCGGGCATGCATTGCGCGCTGTTCGCCTGCCGCGAGCACGCCAGCCGGGACTTCGACGATGGCGAAATCGCCCTGGTGCGCCTGCTGCTGCCGCATTTGCAACAGGCCGTGGACCTGCATTCCACGGTGGACCAGTTGGACTCCGAGCGCCTGCTCTATGCCGCCACTATCGACCGCCTGCTGGTGGGCACCGCCATCCTCGACGAGAACGGCAAGGTGATGCGCAGCAACCAGGCCGCCCAGCACCTGTTCGACAGCCGTGACGGCCTCGAATGCCGGCAGGAAAAGCTCAGCGCCTTCTCCGGCCAGGACAACCGCAACCTGCAACGGGCGATCCTCGCCGCGCTGCAGCATCACCAGCACGGCCGGGAAGACTGCGTCGAAGTGCTGACCCTGACGCGCCCCACCGGCGAAGTGCCGTTGAACGTGCTGCTGCGGCCCATCGCCCTGGACCACGAAAGCCGTGGCGCCGCCCGACGGCCTGCGGTGGCGGTGTTCATCCGCGACCCCAGCGACTCGCCCCAGGCCTCCCGGCAGCTGTTGCGCAGCCTGTTCCAGCTGACCCGCACGGAAACCGAGGTGGCGATGCTGATCATGGACGGCCTGACCCTCGACGAAAGCGCAGAACAGCTCGGGGTCACGCGCAATACCGTGCGGGCGCACCTGCGCGGCGTGTTCGCCAAGACCGGCGCGACCCGCCAGGCACAACTGGTGAAGACCCTGCTGAACAGCGTCGCTTCGCTGGCTTGA